A segment of the Bradyrhizobium sp. CCBAU 53340 genome:
AACACGGTCGAGGACATCGCCGAGGCTGAGCGGCTCGCGGCGCTGGATGATGCGGCCTAGCGCTTAACGGGATATCGAACCGGATCGAGACGAGCTGCGACTACTGATCGGGACGCAGTCCGGATCAGCCATGGCCGACTCTCTTCTGAATGCCATATTCGCAGTCGTCGATTTCGTGTTCGATCTCTCGAAAGCGATCGACAGCACCAAACGGCTGAGCCAACAGGCCACGGGCAGCGACAAAATCGTCAACGTCCCGCCGGACCCGAAGCCGCTGCCGCCTGCAGCGCAGCGTGCGCTTGCGGAAGCCGAGGAACGCGAGCGTGCGCGCGAGCAGTCCCTTCAGGCCGCCAGCGGCACCGACCAGGCATCGTAGCCGTAGACCCAGCTCGTATCCGTCCGTTGTTTCAGCCAGATATTGGCGCGTGAGGTCTCCTGCACCCGGGTCGTCCGCTCCTTCCGTGTCGCCTCGAAGCGGCGGAAAGCATCTGCAACGCCATCGCGGTCGATGCCGTCCAGACAGCGCGACAGCACTGCGGCATCCTCGATCGCCATGGCCGCGCCTTGCGCCATATAGGGCGTCATCGGATGGCAGGCGTCGCCGAGCAGCGTCACCTTGCCGTCGGCCCAGCGCTCCAGCGCATCGCGATCCATGATCGCCCATTTGTGCACGTCGGGACATGCCGCCAGCACCTGTCCGACCTGCGGATGAAAGCCTTCGAATGAGGCGCGCAAATCGCGCGCGTCGCCCTTCGCCGACCAGGACTCGATGCGGAAGTCCGGCTCCGGCTGGCTGGTGACGAGATAGACCTCGCTTCGATCAGGCTTGACGTAATAGATCACGATGTGACGGTCCTCGCCCCACCATTTGGTGCAGTCGTCGATCTTCTCGCCAAGCAGCGCAGCCGGATAGGTGGTACGATAGGCGATGCGGCCCGTGAATTTGACGGGCGCGGTATCGAACAGGATGTCACGCACCGCCGAATGCACGCCGTCCGCGCCGACCACCGCGTCCGCAACGGCGCTGGTGCCATCGGCGAAACTCATCCGGACGCCTTCGCCGGTCTCGTCGAGGCCGACGAGCTTGTGATTGAGCCTCACAAATTCATCCGGCACCGCGCTTGCCAGCGCCGCATGCAGATCACCGCGATGGGCGAGCAGATAGGGCGCTCCGAACCTCGCTTCCGCGCTCTCGCCAAAAATCATGTCGAACTTGATGTCGCCGCTCTTCCCATCGCGGTTGTTCCAGGACCGCGGATAGAACGCGTGCTCGCGCATTCGCGCCTCCAGCCCCAGCGCACGCAGCACTTTCATCGCGTTGCAGCCGATCTGGATACCGGCGCCGATGCGCGCAAACCGGGAGGCCTGCTCGTAGACCATCACGTTGATGCCGACCCGTCTCAGCGCCGCGGCGGTCGCAAGACCGCCCATGCCAGCACCGACGATCGCAATCGATAGCGGCCGCGCCATCGTGTCCCCTACCCTGTCTGTCGCGCGGTTTGAATGCCACGTCGTCGTCAGTCGCCTTACGCGGGCCGGAAGCCTGCGCGCTCCAGTGCAGCTCTGGCTTCGACCGAGCCGAGTGCATCGAGGAACGTTTGCACGGCGAGACGCTGCTTGCGCGACGTCACCAGGGCAAAATCATAATGCTCTTCCGCAAACGGAATGAAACCGAGATTGGCCGCATGGGCGACCGGCGCAATGGTCATGCCCCAATCGGCGCGATGCTGCGCGACAGCCGCGGCGACCGCGTTGTGCGAGCGCGGCTGGTTCCAGTAACCTTCCGGGCGCGCGCCGCCGAGCAGCCGGTCGATCAGGATACGCGTGCCGGCGCCCTGGTTGCGATTGACCATGATACAGGCGGGATCAGCGAGCGCAGCGGCAACGGCCTCCTTCACGCCGAGCCCCTCGAACCGCTTGTCGCCCTTGCGGAAGACGATGCCTTGCATTCGCCGCCAGCCCGGCACGAGTTCGAGCCCTTCGACGAGATAGGGCGTGTTGTAGGTCTCACTCTTGTCGTCGAACAGATGGATCGGCGCGAGATCGCATTCGCCGCGCTTCGCCGCCGCAAGCCCGCCGAGGCTGCCGACGGCAATTGAGCGCACGACGAGACCTGCGTGGGCAAGCTGCGCGGTGACGAGGTCGAGGCCGGTGCAATGGCTGCCGACGATAACGAGATCGGGCACCCGCACGTGCGGCGTGAACAACGTCACCTCGGCTGCGGTCCCGGCCGGCATCTGGTCGGTGAGCGCATCGATGCGCACGAAGCCGTCGGCCTGGGCGAACGAGGTGATCGCGCCGGAGCCCTTGCCGGAGGGATAGGCGATCAGGCCGTCCCTGCCCTCGACCAGCGAGACCATGACGAACTCGGTGCGGCCGAGCTCGGAGGCAATGCGCACCGGCACGGTCGCACTCACCTTGGCATCGGAGCGCGGCGGCAGTCCGGCCATCCTGCGCAGCACCGGCACGATCATGTCGTGGAAGGTGAACATCGCCGAGGTCGGAAAGCCCGGCAGGAGCACCACCGGCTTACCGTCGCACACCGCAAGGCACAGTGGCTTGCCCGGCTTGAGTGCAACGCCATGCGCGATGATGCCGGGCTGGCCGAGCCGGCTGATGATACGATGGGACAGATCGCCCGCGCCCTTCGATGTGCCGCCCGAGAGCACCAGCATGTCGGCATCCGCCAGCGCGCGCCGCATCGTAGCTTCGAGCTTGGCTTCGTCGTCGGGAATGGCGCCGAGAAACACCGCCTCGCCACCATTCTCGTCGATCGCGGCTGTGACAATGGCGCCATTGGTGTCGTAGATGGCGGCGGGCCCAAGTGGCTCGCCGGGCTGCACCAACTCGTCGCCGGTGGAAATCACGGCAACGCGCGGCCTGCGCGCAACCTTCAGCTGGGCGATGCCGCAGGCCGCAAGCATGCCGATCTCGCGCGAGCCGATGATCGTGCCGGCACGCAGGAGTGCCTCGCCGCGCGCGATATCCGATCCGGCGCAGGATACGAATTGCCCTGGCGAGGCCGCGCGACGGACATCGATCGCACCAGCGTCAGCCGGTTGGGTATGTTCAACCATGACCACGGCATCGGCGCCACGTGGCAGCGGGCCGCCGGTCGCGATGGGCGTTGCGGTTCCCACGGCTACCTGCAGCACCGGCGCCGTGCCGCAGTGAATGGTCTCATCGTTCAGCGCAAGGCGCACGGGCGCGCCTTCGCGGGCTGCCGCAACATCCGCCGAACGCACGGCAAAGCCATCCACGTTGGAACGGTCGAACGGCGGCACGTCGATTGGTGCAGTGATGTCTTCGGCGAGGGCAGCGCCGAGCGCATCGGCAAGCTTGCGGGCCTCATTCGGAATGGAGCGCGGAAACAGCGCAGCGTCGAAGCGTGCCAGTGCCTCCTCGCGCGAGAGGATTTTTAGGAATTGCTCCTGCTCGAGAGCGCTGCGATCTGGCGGCTTTGGGATCATCGTCATGCCGGAACCCATATCATTCCCGCATCAGATAAGCATCGACCCGCTCGCCCGCTGCAAATCCCTCGTGGCTGGCAGGAATGAGCAGCCATGCATCCGCGCGGGCGATGGCGTGGAGCGGCCATTCGCCCACGGCAAGCGGCATCCACGCTTTATGTTCCTCGGCCAGCAAAGCGATCTCGGCGATGCCGACGCTGGAGGCGATCTTCCGTGCCAGCGGCAAGGTCACCGTGCGGCGCGGCTGTCGCGCCGACAGTCGATCAACCAACGGAAGCACCAGTGCAAGCCAGGCCGCAAGTGCCGGACCGGGCGCCCCGGGTAAGGCGGCGGCAGGAACTTTTCCGAGTTGCCCAGCGGCTGCGGTGCGTCCGGGCTGGAGCGCAAGGCCGTGAACGAACTCCGCTCCGCGCTGCGCCAGCGCCATGACTGTGGCATCCCCGCGACCGCCGCCGCTGCCGCCAACGGTCAGCAGGAGGTCGCAGGCGGTGACGTCGAGCGCCTCCGCGATCGATGTCACATCGCGCGAGCCGGCTTCATGCGTGCTCACATCGAGTCCCGCCGCGCGCGCGAGATCGGCAATCATCTGCATCGTCACCGTTGCGCCCGGCACGTTGACGATGCGCAGCCGGGGCCGCCTGACGCTGAGCTTGTCACTGCCGGCGGCACGCGCGAGCAACAAGGCTGCAGCACCGACGGGATATCCCGCCGCGGCCGCGGGCGAGCTTTCGGCGATGTCACTCCCACGACGGCCGACGCCTTGCCCCGGAACGCCTTCCGCCAGCACCTGGGCGAGCGGACCCGACACCTCGACAGCGTCAATGTCGAGCACGCAGTCGCATCCCGCCGGCATCACGTCGCCGGCGTCGACCCACGCTGGAAGCTCGGCCAGCGGCAGCGGCGAATAAGAAGACGCGCCGACAAGATCGTTGGCGCTGAGCGCCCAGCCGTCCACAGCGGCGATGTCACGCGGCGGATGGGCTGGCAGCAGCGGCATCCCCGCCGAGATACAGCCCGCCGCTTCGGTCAAAGACAGTTCGACTGGTGCGATCGGATCAACGGTCTTCAACAGCGCGGTGAGCGCTGTATCGAGCGGCGTGAGCGAGGGCGGCAGGCGCTGGGTCATGCCTCATGATGGATCACGCATCGCGCGGTTTGGCAACCGCCGGTGCCTCGACCGTCAACCGCCCGGCTTGTCCGCATTCGGAAAGAACAGCTGATGTCCGTCGACCTTGTAGCCGGCGATGGCCGCCTGTCCCTCCGACGAGATCAGCCAGTCGATGAAAGTCTGCCCCAGCTCCTTCTGGACGTTCGGATGCTTCTCCGGATTCACCAGCATCACGCCATATTGGTTGAGCAGACGCTTGTCGCCCTCGACGACGATGTCGAGATCGCCGCGATCTTTGAACGCGATCCAGCTGGCCCGGTCCGAGAGGACATAGGCATTCGCCGTCCGTGCAGCGTCGAGGGCGGCGGTCATGCCCTGCCCGCTCTCGCGATACCAGGCCCCCTTGGTCTTGGCGATGTCGATGCCGGCGACGATCCAGAGCGCAAGCTCCGCCGCGTGGGTGCCGGAGCGATCGTCGCGCGTCACGAATGGCGCGCCCTTGGCCTCGATCGCCTTCAGCGCTGTGGCGATGTCCTTGCCCTTGACGGCGGCGGGATCGCTCTTTGGTCCGATCAGCACGAAGTCGTTGTACATCACGTCAAAGCGCTTGGTGGCGAAACCGTCAGCGACGAACTTCTCCTCCTGCGGCCGGGCATGCAGCAACACCACGTCGGCCTCGCCTCGTCGCGCGCCATCGAGCACCTCGTCGCTGCGGCGCGCGATCACCGTCACCTCGATGCCGGTCTTGGCGCGGAAGATCGGCAGCAGATAGTCGAGAAGGCCGGAGTCCTGCGTCGACGTCGTCGAGGCCAGGACGATCGCGCGCTCTTCGGCCGCCGGGGCTGAAATGGTCCCGGCAAGGCCGCAGAGAAGCGCAAGTGCAACGGTCAGACGGCGAACAGCCATGCGGGGTTCCCTCGGATAGGCCCCGATCATGATGATCGATTGCGCCGCACTCGTGACAATCTGGTCGCGAAAACACCAGGAAATAGAGCCCGGATTTGGTCACTACCGAGAGGCAGGCTTGCAACGCATCCGCGAGCCCGCCGAAGCGATCGTATCGGGAATTTTCGGCAATCAATCAACCGGCGCGTTGATTGCAGTTGCGCCCACAATCACGGGCCGCAAGGCTCGCGCCATTCGAGCCTCGCAAGATCGTCAACCAAAACCAAAACACGTGTCAGGATGTGTTGCAAAGCAACGAGATCATCGGGCATGGTTCGCGCGGACAAAAATCGAAGTGCAGAATTCCACCTGCGTTGAACGTCAAAAAGAAGCAAGAATTTGCATAGGAATGCAGGATGGAATTCCTGACGACCAGCGAAGCCGCTGACTATCTCCGCTTAGGCGAACGCAAGCTCTACGAACTCGTCACCACCGGCGCGATCCCCTGCACCAAGGTGACCGGCAAATGGCTCTTCCCGCGACACGAGCTCGATCTCTGGGTGCTGTCCGGAATGGCGCGTCCGGCAGGGATGCTGATCGCTGAGCCGCCGCCGGTGGTGGGCGGCAGCCAGGACGAGCTTCTGGATTGGAGCCTGCGTGAGTCCGGCTCCGGCCTGGGATCGATGACCGAAGGCAGCGCGCGCGGGCTCGAGCGGCTGCAACGCGGCGAGGTCGTGGCGGCCGCGGTGCACTTCCACAGCCTCGATGCCGAGGGCAATCTCGCCCCCAACGCCAGCGTAACGGCACTGCGGGACGCGCCGGATCTGCATGACGCGCTGCTGGTTGCCTTCGTGCGCCGCGAGCAGGGCCTCGTACTGCAGCGGGGCAATCCGAAGCAACTGCGCAGTCTCGACGACGTGCTCGCGCTCGGCGCCCGGATGGCGATGCGGCAACGGGGCACCGGCGCGCAGATGCTGCTCGACATGCTCTTGACGCGCGCAGGTGCCTCGACGCGTGATTTGCGACGGGTGGAGACGTCGGCCCTCACGGGTCCGGATCTTGCCGAGATGGTCCGCGCCGGACAGGCCGATTGCGGTGTCGCAACGCGCGCGGCGGCGCGCTCGGCCGGGCTCGATTTCGTGCCGCTGGCCTGGGAGAATTTTGACCTTGCGATGCGGCAACGCAGCTATTTCCGCCCGGCCATGCAGGCCCTGATCCGATTCCTCAGCGAACAGCGGCTGCGCCAGCGCGCCGAGGAGTTCACCGGCTACGATCCCTCACCCGCCGGACAGATCCGCTTCGCGGCCTGAGATTGACGCCCACCCCAAAATAGTTGCAAAAGAAACCAATTCAGCCGGGCCATACCCGGCATAGCAACTTTCGGCCAATGCGCCGGATCAGGGGAGGACAAGCGTGAATCCAGCGAGATTTGGACTGCCGGTCGCGGCCGCCTTGGCGGCGGCGCTGCTATCGGGGGCCGCAACGGCGCAGGTATCCGACGACGTCGTCAAGATCGGCGTGCTCACCGACATGAACGGCCCGGCCTCCGCGCCGACCGGCCAGGGCTCGGTGACGGCGGCGCAGATGGCGATCGACGATTTCGGCGGCACCGTGCTCGGCAAGCCGATCAGCATCGTGATCGGCGACCACCAGCTCAAGGCCGACATCGGCGCGGCGATCGCGCGGCGCTGGTACGACGTCGACCAGGTCGACCTGATCGTCGACGTGCCGGTCTCGGCCGTGGGCCTCGCGGTGCAGAACATCGCCAACGAGAAGAAGCGGCTGTTCATCACCCACTCCACCGGTACCGCCGATTTCCACGGCAAGTTCTGCTCGCCCTACGCGATGCAGTGGGTGTTCGACACCCGCGCGCTCGCGGTCGGCACCGCGGACGCCGTGGTCAAGCGCGGCGGCGACAGCTGGTTCTTCATCACCGACGACTACGCCTTCGGTCACTCGCTGGAGCGCGACGCCTCCAGCGTCATCACCGCCAATGGCGGCAAGGTGCTGGGCTCGGTGAAGCCGCCCTTGGCAACGTCCGACCTCTCCTCCTTCGTGGTGCAGGCGCAGGCCTCCAAGGCCAAGATCATCGGCATTGCGGCTGGCCCCCCCAACAACATGAACGAGATCAAGACCGGCTCGGAATTCGGCGTGTTCAAGGGCGGCCAGCAGATGGCGGCGCTGCTGGCGCTGATCACCGACATCCACGGCCTCGGCCTGCAGGCCGCGCAGGGCCTGCTGCTGACGACCTCGTTCTACTGGGACATGGACGACAAGACCCGCGAATGGTCGAAGCGCTATTTCGCCAAGATGAACAAGATGCCGACGATGTGGCAGGCCGGCGTCTATTCCAGCGTGATGCACTATCTCAACGCCATCAAGGAAACCGGCACCGACGATCCGCTCAAGGTCGCCGCCGCCATGCGCGCAAAGCCGGTCGAGGATTTCTTCGCCCGCCACGGCAAGCTTCGCGATGACAATCTGATGGTGCACGACCTCTGGCTGGTGCAGGTGAAGACGCCGGAGGAGAGCAAGTATCCGTGGGACTATTACAAGATCCTCGCGACGATTCCCGGCGACAAGGCCTTCGGCCCGCCGGACCCGGCGTGTCCGATGCTGAAGAAGTGAGAACCTGACGGTCGCTTCAGGCGACCGTCATTTCACCATCCCGATCTCGCGAAAATACTTCATCACGCCCGGATGAATCAGCTCCGGCTTCGGCGCGGCCGCGACGGTGTTTGCAGCCGTGGTTTCGCAGGCTTGCGCGAGCTTCTTGCAGAACGCCGGCTCGACACCGTGCAGCGTCTTCGCCAGGCGATAGGCGATATCGTCGGGCAGATCCTCGCGCGTCAGCACGAAGCTCCAGGAGCCGAGCGAGGCGATCGGCTCGGACTGTTTTGGATAGGAGCCGCCCGGCACGGTCAACGGCTTGAGGAACGCGTGCTTGGCACGGATGCGTGCGATCTCCTCCGCGTCAGGCGCGATGAAGCGCGCGCCTGACGCGCTGGAGGCCACCGCCGCGAAACCGGGCCAGCCGATGCCCGCGCCCCAGAGCGCGGCGACGCGACCGTCCTCAACCATCGCCGGCCCATCGCCGGCACGGTCGAGATAGATGGCCTTGAAATCCTCGTCCTGCTTCAGGCCGAGGCCATCGAGCACGTAGCGCGCCAGGATCGGCAGGCCCGATCCCTTGGCGCCGAACGCGACCGGCTGGCCGACGAGATCGCGGATGGTCTTGTAGGGACTGTCCGCGCGCACGACGAACATGCCGGGGTTGGAATAGATCGCGGTCAGGATCTTCAGCCGCACGGGCGCGCGGCCGATGCCGGCGAAGGCCTCATAGGCCGGCTCGCCCGCGACCAGCGCGAGATCGAGCTCGCCCTTCTCCAGGAGCGGAATGTTCTCGTTGCTGCCCTTGGTGTTGCGCGGGGCGATGGTGAGCGAGCCATCCGCCGCATTCATCACCTCCGCGAAGGCGTTGCCATAGAGCGGGAAGCCGCCGCCCGGCGTCGCGGTGCCAAGACTGATGGCATGGCTGATCGTCGTGGTCGAAATGGCATTGCCTCCGGTTTGAGCCTCAGCGGGACTGGCGAAGAGTGCGGCGCCGAGAAGAAGGGGAAAAGCGAATTTCATGGTCGTTCCGGCTGTGCCTGCGTCAACATCGACTTTGCGGCGATGTAGGCAGCGGGCGGATTTTGTGAAAGCATGCCCTCCAACAATAAGGCAATGGGAGGCGTCATGTTGCGAATTTTGCGGTGTGCTGTTTTCGGGCTGGTCGTGCTGTCAGGGCTCCTCACCGCCACGCCGCCCGCCTCCGCCGCCTACCCCGACCGCCCCGTGCACTGGCTGATCGGTTTTGCCGCCGGCGGCCCGGTCGACATCGTCGCGCGCATCATGGCGCAGTGGCTGTCGGACCATCTCGGCCAGCAGTTCATCGTCGAGAACCGCACCGGCTCCGGCGGCAACATCGCGGCCGCCGCCGCGATCAACTCAGCCCCCGACGGCTACACGCTGCTGTTCGTCGCCCCCAACAACGCGATCTCGACCTCGCTCTACAAAAAGCTGCCGTTCGACTTTTTGCGCGACACCACGCCCGTCGCCAGCATCATGCAGCTCACCAACATGCTAGTCGTCTCCAATGCGATGCCGGTGAAGACGGTCCAGGAGTTCATCGACTATTGCAAAGCCAACCCCGGCAAGATCTCGTTTGCGTCATCCGGCAACGGCACCTCGGTGCACATGTCGGCGGAGCTGTTCAAGGCGATGACCAAATGCGACATGGTGCACGTGCCCTATCGGGGCTCTGCGATCGCCTTCCCCGACATCATCTCCAACAAGGTGCAGCTGATCTTCGACAACCTGCCTTCCGCGCTCGAGCAGTCGCGCGGCGGCAATGTCCGCGCGCTCGGGGTGACCTCGCCGCAGCGCTGGCCCAGCCTGCCCGATGTGCCCGCGATCGCCGAGACCGTGCCGGGCTTCGAATCGGTCGGCTTCTACGGCATCTCCGCGCCGAAGGGCACGCCGCCCGAGATCGTCGAGCTCCTCAACAAGGCCATCGGCGACGCGCTGAAGGACCCGAAAGTGGTGGCACGGCTGACCGAGAACGGCGGCATCCCGAGGCCGATGACGCCGGCCGAGTTCGGCAAGCTGGTCACTGATGAGACCGACAAGTGGCGCAAGGTCGTGGAGTTCGCCGGGGTCTCGGTGGACTGAGGCGCAGGCGGCGACTTCAATGCCCCTCACCTCAAAAACACCAAAACAACCCCATGCACAGTAGAAAGGCAGGCGATTACAAAGGGTTACAACAGCAAAGATGAACGCCACGGAAAAACCGGTTGTGACGTCGGGCAAAACAGGCGTATAAGGGCATCATCGCAAAAATTCGGTAATTTAGAAATCACCCTCGGCGCCGCACCGACGTTCTGCGTCGCGTGCCCCGGCATTGCACCCCCGCCTCCATCCCTGTAAACGAACCGCGCACCGTTGCCGGCCGCGCGTTTCGCGCGGACCGTCTCGCGGCGGGGCCTGTAGCTCAATGGTTAGAGCCGGCCGCTCATAACGGTCTGGTTGCAGGTTCGAGTCCTGCCGGGCCCACCACGCTTCGCCCTTCGTCGGGCTACGCGTGGCGCAGCCGCGCGGAGAGCGAGGGCGAAGCGTGGTGTCCGGCGTAGCTTGAACGAAGTGAAAGCGAAGATGGACTGGAGTGAGCCTCCCCTAAATCGGTGGACACCTATAGCTTAGGCAGCGAGAGGTGTCAGATGGCGAAACGGCGGCGTCGGTCCTATTCGGACGAGTACAAGCGGCAGGCAGTTGATCTGGTTTTGTCGAGCGGCCGCTCGGCGAAGTCGGTATCGAAGGAGCTCGGGCTTGACGGCTCCGTGCTCAGCCGATGGGTGAAGGAGCGGAGCACGGTGGTAGCCGGCGGCAGCGCTGCGGCGCCCACGTCGCAAGCGGCGGTGCCGTCGGCGGACCAGGCTGACGTGATCGCACGGTTGCAGCGGGAAAACGAACAGTTGCGCATGGAGCGCGACATTTTAAAAAAGTCGAT
Coding sequences within it:
- a CDS encoding ABC transporter substrate-binding protein, with the translated sequence MNPARFGLPVAAALAAALLSGAATAQVSDDVVKIGVLTDMNGPASAPTGQGSVTAAQMAIDDFGGTVLGKPISIVIGDHQLKADIGAAIARRWYDVDQVDLIVDVPVSAVGLAVQNIANEKKRLFITHSTGTADFHGKFCSPYAMQWVFDTRALAVGTADAVVKRGGDSWFFITDDYAFGHSLERDASSVITANGGKVLGSVKPPLATSDLSSFVVQAQASKAKIIGIAAGPPNNMNEIKTGSEFGVFKGGQQMAALLALITDIHGLGLQAAQGLLLTTSFYWDMDDKTREWSKRYFAKMNKMPTMWQAGVYSSVMHYLNAIKETGTDDPLKVAAAMRAKPVEDFFARHGKLRDDNLMVHDLWLVQVKTPEESKYPWDYYKILATIPGDKAFGPPDPACPMLKK
- a CDS encoding helix-turn-helix transcriptional regulator, producing the protein MEFLTTSEAADYLRLGERKLYELVTTGAIPCTKVTGKWLFPRHELDLWVLSGMARPAGMLIAEPPPVVGGSQDELLDWSLRESGSGLGSMTEGSARGLERLQRGEVVAAAVHFHSLDAEGNLAPNASVTALRDAPDLHDALLVAFVRREQGLVLQRGNPKQLRSLDDVLALGARMAMRQRGTGAQMLLDMLLTRAGASTRDLRRVETSALTGPDLAEMVRAGQADCGVATRAAARSAGLDFVPLAWENFDLAMRQRSYFRPAMQALIRFLSEQRLRQRAEEFTGYDPSPAGQIRFAA
- a CDS encoding TAXI family TRAP transporter solute-binding subunit, which produces MKFAFPLLLGAALFASPAEAQTGGNAISTTTISHAISLGTATPGGGFPLYGNAFAEVMNAADGSLTIAPRNTKGSNENIPLLEKGELDLALVAGEPAYEAFAGIGRAPVRLKILTAIYSNPGMFVVRADSPYKTIRDLVGQPVAFGAKGSGLPILARYVLDGLGLKQDEDFKAIYLDRAGDGPAMVEDGRVAALWGAGIGWPGFAAVASSASGARFIAPDAEEIARIRAKHAFLKPLTVPGGSYPKQSEPIASLGSWSFVLTREDLPDDIAYRLAKTLHGVEPAFCKKLAQACETTAANTVAAAPKPELIHPGVMKYFREIGMVK
- a CDS encoding molybdopterin biosynthesis protein, which translates into the protein MTMIPKPPDRSALEQEQFLKILSREEALARFDAALFPRSIPNEARKLADALGAALAEDITAPIDVPPFDRSNVDGFAVRSADVAAAREGAPVRLALNDETIHCGTAPVLQVAVGTATPIATGGPLPRGADAVVMVEHTQPADAGAIDVRRAASPGQFVSCAGSDIARGEALLRAGTIIGSREIGMLAACGIAQLKVARRPRVAVISTGDELVQPGEPLGPAAIYDTNGAIVTAAIDENGGEAVFLGAIPDDEAKLEATMRRALADADMLVLSGGTSKGAGDLSHRIISRLGQPGIIAHGVALKPGKPLCLAVCDGKPVVLLPGFPTSAMFTFHDMIVPVLRRMAGLPPRSDAKVSATVPVRIASELGRTEFVMVSLVEGRDGLIAYPSGKGSGAITSFAQADGFVRIDALTDQMPAGTAAEVTLFTPHVRVPDLVIVGSHCTGLDLVTAQLAHAGLVVRSIAVGSLGGLAAAKRGECDLAPIHLFDDKSETYNTPYLVEGLELVPGWRRMQGIVFRKGDKRFEGLGVKEAVAAALADPACIMVNRNQGAGTRILIDRLLGGARPEGYWNQPRSHNAVAAAVAQHRADWGMTIAPVAHAANLGFIPFAEEHYDFALVTSRKQRLAVQTFLDALGSVEARAALERAGFRPA
- a CDS encoding FAD-dependent monooxygenase, producing the protein MARPLSIAIVGAGMGGLATAAALRRVGINVMVYEQASRFARIGAGIQIGCNAMKVLRALGLEARMREHAFYPRSWNNRDGKSGDIKFDMIFGESAEARFGAPYLLAHRGDLHAALASAVPDEFVRLNHKLVGLDETGEGVRMSFADGTSAVADAVVGADGVHSAVRDILFDTAPVKFTGRIAYRTTYPAALLGEKIDDCTKWWGEDRHIVIYYVKPDRSEVYLVTSQPEPDFRIESWSAKGDARDLRASFEGFHPQVGQVLAACPDVHKWAIMDRDALERWADGKVTLLGDACHPMTPYMAQGAAMAIEDAAVLSRCLDGIDRDGVADAFRRFEATRKERTTRVQETSRANIWLKQRTDTSWVYGYDAWSVPLAA
- a CDS encoding tripartite tricarboxylate transporter substrate binding protein, whose amino-acid sequence is MLRILRCAVFGLVVLSGLLTATPPASAAYPDRPVHWLIGFAAGGPVDIVARIMAQWLSDHLGQQFIVENRTGSGGNIAAAAAINSAPDGYTLLFVAPNNAISTSLYKKLPFDFLRDTTPVASIMQLTNMLVVSNAMPVKTVQEFIDYCKANPGKISFASSGNGTSVHMSAELFKAMTKCDMVHVPYRGSAIAFPDIISNKVQLIFDNLPSALEQSRGGNVRALGVTSPQRWPSLPDVPAIAETVPGFESVGFYGISAPKGTPPEIVELLNKAIGDALKDPKVVARLTENGGIPRPMTPAEFGKLVTDETDKWRKVVEFAGVSVD
- a CDS encoding molybdopterin-binding protein, producing the protein MTQRLPPSLTPLDTALTALLKTVDPIAPVELSLTEAAGCISAGMPLLPAHPPRDIAAVDGWALSANDLVGASSYSPLPLAELPAWVDAGDVMPAGCDCVLDIDAVEVSGPLAQVLAEGVPGQGVGRRGSDIAESSPAAAAGYPVGAAALLLARAAGSDKLSVRRPRLRIVNVPGATVTMQMIADLARAAGLDVSTHEAGSRDVTSIAEALDVTACDLLLTVGGSGGGRGDATVMALAQRGAEFVHGLALQPGRTAAAGQLGKVPAAALPGAPGPALAAWLALVLPLVDRLSARQPRRTVTLPLARKIASSVGIAEIALLAEEHKAWMPLAVGEWPLHAIARADAWLLIPASHEGFAAGERVDAYLMRE
- a CDS encoding extracellular solute-binding protein — protein: MAVRRLTVALALLCGLAGTISAPAAEERAIVLASTTSTQDSGLLDYLLPIFRAKTGIEVTVIARRSDEVLDGARRGEADVVLLHARPQEEKFVADGFATKRFDVMYNDFVLIGPKSDPAAVKGKDIATALKAIEAKGAPFVTRDDRSGTHAAELALWIVAGIDIAKTKGAWYRESGQGMTAALDAARTANAYVLSDRASWIAFKDRGDLDIVVEGDKRLLNQYGVMLVNPEKHPNVQKELGQTFIDWLISSEGQAAIAGYKVDGHQLFFPNADKPGG